One genomic window of Sphingobacterium oryzagri includes the following:
- the ruvA gene encoding Holliday junction branch migration protein RuvA, with product MYDYFSGKLVFKAPTHVILDVSGIGYHIHISLTTFSQIKDQENCKLYVSFQVREDAQTLYGFATEAERQLFNHLISVSGIGPNTGRMMLSSITPEEIQTAIINGQVQVIQKIKGIGPKSAQRVILELQDKLKKQGPDALIPLPVAKLSVPEEALTALVMLGFGKPQAEKVLNSLVAQDPSQTVEDLIKGALKRL from the coding sequence ATGTACGATTATTTTAGTGGAAAGCTTGTATTTAAAGCGCCAACGCATGTTATACTTGATGTATCAGGCATTGGTTACCATATCCATATTTCGCTCACCACCTTTTCACAAATAAAAGACCAGGAAAATTGTAAGCTCTACGTTTCCTTTCAGGTACGTGAAGATGCCCAAACCTTGTACGGCTTTGCCACAGAAGCGGAGCGACAACTGTTCAACCACCTCATCTCCGTATCGGGCATTGGCCCAAATACGGGGCGAATGATGCTTTCTTCCATCACACCCGAAGAAATACAAACCGCCATTATCAACGGGCAAGTGCAAGTGATTCAAAAGATTAAGGGCATCGGGCCAAAGTCTGCGCAGCGCGTCATCTTAGAACTGCAAGATAAACTCAAAAAACAAGGTCCTGACGCCTTAATACCGCTACCTGTTGCCAAACTATCCGTGCCGGAAGAGGCCTTAACAGCTTTGGTTATGCTGGGCTTTGGAAAGCCACAAGCCGAGAAAGTGTTGAACAGCTTAGTCGCGCAAGATCCCAGCCAAACGGTTGAGGACTTAATCAAAGGCGCACTGAAACGTCTCTAA
- the sprA gene encoding cell surface protein SprA: MFCAFFNAQGQQVTPANGDKADSLKLPYRFKDHPFLHLPKSYEPFQLGYPTNIEREIVYDTASKQYIIREKLGTKLYRPPLYLSLEEYTDYAFKRAQKSYWEELADKSLMQERKKRLIPIIEVTSPTFQKIFGGNTIEINPRGSAEIILRGQRNSNENPMFNEIQRKQWGFDFDQNINLNLSGQIGERVRMNANFNSRAQFDFENQIRFDYVAKDDAILRRLEIGNVNMALNSTLIQGSESLFGVKAQLQFGKLMFTGLVSQQRSRQKEFTITNGARDSEIALQLDDYEANQHYFLSQYFRDTYNQALALAPLITTNINITQVEVWVNNRSNSYEDARDVLALLDLGEYTPYNSALSRGASRNPSTGLPGEAGAAVSNNLLTLLGENGRQSNGNFAQSFFGSAGGTDNYEKLTYARKLIEGKDYFLHPKLGFISLLYPLNQDQVLSVAYRYLLNGREYQVGEFSTDIPVTPSSPTMLYTKLLKASTLKTNLPIWDLMMKNIYSLNSFNISNNNFYLQIYRKEDETGTDRPSMFEGQNTQGKTWLQLMRLDRLDQAQAANPDGLFDYLEGITIDAKRGKIIFPVVEPFGQDLANQFEPAEATLAEKYTYPELYTQTKVDAQQKFPNKNRYSLRGRYSSTSGTEFQLEGFNIRPGSVRVMAGGMRLEEGTDFYINYELGTLRIVNEAMVMSGAPITVSMEDDAMFGLQQKTLLGGRFDYSVNEKLHLGATMMNLTEKPLTEKVNIGQEPMSNTMLGADLSYNSTSRWLTRMVDKLPFLSTKEESQISFYGEFAQLLPGHPRGLNTADSQTGTSYIDDFENSVSFIDILGRNAWQLSGTPRMFAESELVNDLRYGHNRALLAYYNIDPVFYNNSSLTPANISNAQLSDHRVREVLEREIFPYKESRTGGAIFINTLNLAYYPTLRGPYNYTTTGFDVDGHFNTPSSKWGGIFRKLDQTDFEAENIEFLEMWMMDPTLTNPDKAGGDIYFNLGNISEDVLKDGRKSLENAIPLTADLSQVDQTNWGYVVKNQPVVQAFDNNNANRLKQDVGLDGLGNAEETAFFGTFLTQVQGQLSASAFNRLRQDPSTDDYQYFRSNQFDQQAVGILDRYQYYNGLEGNSRTNEQSQLDFGVETSANTLLPDGEDLNRDNTMNEIDEYYQYRFSTRPQDMIVGQNFIVDEVISEIKLANGNTESVKWYKIRIPINAYESKQGDINDFKTIRYVRMFMTNFADTAVMRFGRLQFIRGEWRRYNAENAAAKVISDPAMGVVASDNSVFHVANVNIEENGTRSPIPYVVPPGINRQVDWGNNNFNVQLNEQALSMDVQQLRDGYGRGAYRTASHDFRPYGSLEMFIHAEGENLRDGDFRAFIRIGTDDKFNFYEYDIPLKITPFGTASAALIWPEENRMRIRIEKLQEAKIARDNALLNGAPWPIDVPFFYRDGDAHITVIGTPDIGKVRYYMLGVRNPLKETSSSNAFDDGRDLSGEFWFNELRLTDFDDRGGWAATARMDVKLADFANVSITGTKSTIGFGAISQAMNERKRTDDLFIDITSNAELGKFFHPRHGISIPFYFNYSRQVATPEYDPYNPDIKLNSALAMLSANRRDSLLRLVQDLTTRKAFSFMNVRKIRTNNEKPVRIWDIENVSASYAYTSYQHYDYNIAHAVQRTYRAAVDYNFSQTNARFIEPFKSIKSKNLAILRDFNFNLLPSLINFRMDVNRIYNENTMRDNTSDNVLPTYYNKNFNMSRIYGISWDLTKSLRLDFNATNYSIIDEPAGRIDGIKQDTMWTNFWRMGRTTDYNHMMNVTYTLPLHKIPYLEWVNIITRYGTQFNWQSEPLLTLQNDNIHIGNSIQNNRTIQINPNLNFSSLYNKFRFLRDNTRRDARGAKAMLAQLITTVRTVNGAYTKNEGQFLPGYLPRTNALGYDFNAHAPGWGFILGSQSNILTAAIANGWLAQDTLQTRMYTKTFAENLSMVANLEPLKGLRVDLIINRIDNYNYSASTQFTADGNLESVTPYRTGNYSITQIAIHAAFRNHTELFQQFEQNRITISARLAARNPNSINYTDPEMFADGYGKGQQDVIVNAFLSTYLGQDVEKTTLNKMPKFPMPNWRVSYNRLANLLGVTDFISSIGLTHAYSSLYSISGYNSVLRYGETNGMPSARDINNNFLPESQYDQVSILDQFIPLIGLDIRFANSLTGTSELRKIKNMNFSIANGQMSMLTENSFVLGMGYRKIGMRMPFGLFSDKKWSSDINFKLDVAINDRKTIVYRSDISGAEVSAGNKSISFNPTLDYVINQQYNIQFFYNSNVVRPYTSQNFATSYTNFGINFRIFFQ, translated from the coding sequence GTGTTTTGTGCATTTTTTAATGCGCAAGGCCAACAAGTGACGCCCGCGAATGGCGACAAAGCTGACTCTTTGAAACTACCCTATCGTTTCAAGGACCACCCCTTTTTGCACTTACCAAAATCATATGAACCGTTCCAATTAGGTTATCCCACAAATATTGAACGAGAGATCGTCTACGATACCGCATCCAAACAATACATCATTCGTGAAAAACTAGGCACAAAACTCTATCGTCCGCCACTTTACCTGTCGCTGGAAGAGTATACAGACTACGCGTTTAAACGTGCCCAAAAGAGCTATTGGGAAGAACTTGCCGATAAATCGTTGATGCAGGAACGTAAAAAACGTTTGATCCCGATTATTGAAGTCACCAGCCCTACGTTTCAGAAAATATTCGGCGGCAATACCATTGAAATAAACCCGCGAGGCAGCGCCGAAATCATTCTTCGTGGCCAGCGCAACAGCAATGAAAACCCCATGTTTAACGAAATACAACGCAAACAATGGGGGTTTGACTTTGATCAAAACATCAATTTAAATTTAAGTGGCCAAATTGGCGAACGCGTCAGGATGAACGCCAATTTTAATTCACGCGCGCAGTTTGATTTCGAAAACCAAATACGATTTGATTACGTCGCCAAAGATGATGCAATACTTCGGCGCCTGGAAATTGGAAATGTAAACATGGCCCTTAACAGCACCTTGATACAAGGTTCTGAATCGCTTTTCGGTGTGAAAGCACAGTTACAATTTGGCAAACTGATGTTTACCGGCTTGGTATCCCAACAGCGGTCTCGCCAAAAAGAATTTACCATTACCAACGGCGCACGCGACAGCGAGATCGCACTTCAGCTGGATGACTACGAGGCCAACCAGCATTATTTTCTGAGCCAATATTTTCGAGACACCTACAATCAGGCGCTTGCGCTCGCACCATTGATTACCACCAATATCAACATCACGCAGGTTGAAGTGTGGGTAAACAACCGATCTAACAGTTATGAAGACGCGCGCGATGTGTTGGCGCTCCTCGATTTGGGAGAATATACGCCTTACAATAGTGCGCTGAGTCGCGGCGCTTCTCGCAATCCATCCACCGGACTGCCCGGCGAAGCGGGTGCCGCAGTTTCTAACAACCTACTAACCTTATTGGGCGAAAACGGCCGGCAGTCAAATGGGAATTTTGCACAAAGTTTTTTTGGGAGTGCCGGTGGAACCGACAACTACGAAAAACTAACCTATGCGCGTAAGCTCATCGAAGGAAAAGATTATTTCCTTCATCCAAAATTGGGTTTTATCTCCTTGCTTTATCCCTTGAACCAAGATCAGGTACTTTCTGTCGCTTACCGCTATTTGCTTAACGGTCGGGAGTATCAAGTTGGTGAATTTAGCACCGATATTCCGGTTACGCCTTCCAGTCCGACGATGTTGTACACCAAACTACTGAAAGCGTCGACGCTGAAAACCAATCTTCCGATTTGGGACCTCATGATGAAAAACATCTATTCCCTTAACTCGTTCAACATATCCAACAACAATTTCTACCTGCAAATCTACCGCAAGGAAGACGAAACGGGAACAGATCGGCCGTCCATGTTTGAAGGCCAAAATACGCAAGGGAAAACCTGGCTGCAGCTCATGCGCTTAGACCGGCTTGACCAAGCGCAAGCGGCCAATCCCGACGGACTTTTTGATTACCTGGAAGGCATCACGATTGATGCCAAACGCGGAAAAATAATATTTCCCGTTGTCGAGCCTTTTGGACAAGATTTGGCCAACCAATTCGAACCCGCCGAGGCAACGCTCGCAGAAAAATATACCTATCCCGAACTTTATACACAAACCAAGGTTGATGCACAGCAAAAATTTCCGAATAAAAACCGCTACAGCCTGCGGGGCCGATACAGCTCAACATCGGGCACCGAGTTTCAGTTAGAAGGCTTTAATATTCGCCCCGGTTCGGTACGCGTGATGGCGGGAGGCATGCGTTTGGAAGAAGGCACGGATTTCTACATCAACTACGAACTGGGCACGCTTCGCATCGTAAATGAAGCCATGGTGATGAGCGGCGCGCCAATAACGGTTAGTATGGAAGATGATGCGATGTTTGGCTTACAGCAAAAAACCTTATTGGGCGGCCGCTTTGACTACAGCGTAAATGAAAAACTGCACCTGGGCGCGACGATGATGAACCTGACGGAAAAACCATTGACCGAGAAAGTCAATATCGGTCAGGAACCGATGTCAAACACGATGCTGGGCGCAGATCTGAGTTACAACAGCACCTCGCGCTGGTTGACGCGCATGGTAGACAAATTGCCCTTCTTAAGCACAAAAGAAGAATCACAAATTTCCTTTTACGGCGAGTTTGCGCAGTTGCTCCCCGGCCATCCAAGAGGACTGAATACCGCCGATAGCCAAACGGGCACTTCATATATCGACGATTTTGAGAACAGTGTTTCATTTATCGATATACTAGGCCGAAACGCCTGGCAGCTATCCGGTACGCCACGCATGTTTGCAGAATCCGAACTGGTCAACGATCTACGCTACGGTCACAACCGTGCGCTGCTAGCCTACTACAATATCGATCCGGTTTTTTACAACAACAGTTCGCTCACGCCCGCAAATATCAGCAATGCACAACTTTCCGATCACCGTGTACGCGAAGTGCTCGAGCGCGAAATATTTCCGTACAAAGAAAGCAGAACTGGTGGCGCCATCTTTATCAATACGCTAAACCTGGCCTATTATCCTACGCTTCGCGGTCCGTATAACTACACAACAACCGGATTTGATGTCGATGGCCATTTTAACACGCCATCAAGCAAGTGGGGCGGAATCTTCAGAAAGCTGGATCAAACAGATTTTGAAGCCGAGAACATCGAATTTTTAGAAATGTGGATGATGGATCCCACCCTCACCAATCCAGATAAAGCAGGAGGAGATATCTATTTCAATCTGGGAAATATTTCAGAAGATGTGTTGAAAGATGGACGTAAATCCCTGGAAAATGCCATCCCACTAACGGCGGATCTTTCACAGGTTGATCAAACAAACTGGGGCTACGTTGTTAAAAACCAACCCGTCGTACAAGCTTTCGATAATAACAATGCAAACCGTTTAAAACAGGATGTTGGACTTGACGGCTTAGGCAATGCGGAAGAAACAGCCTTTTTCGGCACGTTTCTAACGCAAGTACAGGGCCAACTCTCCGCCAGTGCATTCAATAGATTACGACAAGATCCATCTACCGACGACTATCAGTACTTCAGATCAAACCAATTTGACCAACAAGCTGTCGGAATATTAGATCGCTATCAATATTATAATGGTTTAGAGGGCAATTCACGCACCAATGAACAGTCACAACTGGATTTCGGTGTGGAAACCTCCGCCAATACCTTATTGCCCGATGGCGAAGACCTTAATCGCGACAATACAATGAATGAGATCGACGAATATTACCAATATCGATTCTCAACACGTCCGCAAGATATGATTGTTGGCCAAAATTTCATTGTTGACGAGGTTATTTCCGAAATCAAGCTCGCCAACGGCAATACGGAAAGCGTGAAGTGGTATAAGATTCGTATACCGATCAACGCATACGAAAGCAAGCAAGGCGATATAAATGACTTTAAAACCATCCGCTACGTGCGCATGTTTATGACCAACTTTGCCGATACCGCCGTGATGCGCTTTGGAAGGCTGCAATTTATTCGCGGCGAATGGCGACGATATAACGCCGAAAATGCCGCTGCAAAAGTGATCAGCGACCCCGCCATGGGCGTCGTCGCATCCGACAATTCCGTCTTCCATGTCGCTAATGTAAACATTGAAGAAAACGGAACCCGCAGCCCCATCCCCTATGTGGTGCCCCCCGGCATTAACAGACAGGTCGATTGGGGCAACAACAATTTCAACGTACAACTCAACGAACAGGCATTGAGCATGGATGTACAACAGCTGCGTGATGGATACGGTCGGGGGGCATACCGCACGGCAAGCCACGATTTCAGGCCATACGGAAGCCTGGAAATGTTTATTCATGCCGAAGGTGAAAATCTGCGTGACGGCGATTTTCGTGCTTTTATCCGAATCGGAACGGATGATAAATTCAATTTTTACGAATACGATATTCCTTTAAAAATAACGCCCTTCGGAACCGCATCCGCAGCGCTGATCTGGCCCGAAGAAAATCGTATGCGCATTCGGATAGAAAAATTGCAAGAAGCCAAAATTGCGCGGGATAATGCGTTGCTAAACGGCGCACCATGGCCAATAGATGTACCTTTTTTCTATCGGGACGGTGATGCGCACATAACAGTAATTGGAACGCCCGATATCGGAAAAGTACGCTATTATATGCTCGGCGTGCGCAATCCGCTCAAAGAAACAAGTTCATCCAACGCATTTGATGATGGTCGGGATCTGTCCGGAGAATTTTGGTTTAACGAACTGCGCCTCACCGATTTTGATGATCGTGGTGGATGGGCTGCTACAGCGCGCATGGACGTCAAGCTGGCCGACTTTGCCAATGTATCCATCACCGGCACCAAAAGCACCATTGGCTTTGGCGCTATTTCACAAGCGATGAACGAGCGTAAACGGACGGACGACCTATTTATTGATATTACCAGCAATGCCGAGCTTGGAAAGTTTTTCCATCCAAGGCATGGCATTTCCATTCCATTTTATTTCAACTACTCGCGGCAAGTGGCCACACCAGAGTACGATCCTTATAATCCGGATATTAAGTTAAACTCAGCACTGGCCATGCTATCGGCCAATCGGCGAGATTCGCTTCTGCGGTTGGTGCAAGATCTAACAACACGAAAAGCGTTCAGCTTTATGAATGTTCGTAAAATTCGAACCAATAATGAAAAACCTGTACGCATTTGGGATATCGAAAATGTCAGCGCATCTTACGCCTACACGTCCTATCAGCATTACGACTACAATATTGCCCATGCTGTACAACGTACCTACAGGGCCGCTGTTGATTACAACTTTAGCCAGACCAACGCCCGCTTTATAGAACCCTTTAAATCGATCAAATCAAAAAACCTGGCTATACTGCGTGATTTTAATTTCAATCTCCTGCCCAGCTTGATCAACTTTCGAATGGATGTAAACCGTATCTATAACGAAAACACCATGCGGGATAATACATCAGACAACGTGCTACCTACCTATTACAACAAAAATTTCAATATGAGTCGTATTTACGGTATAAGCTGGGATTTGACAAAATCACTTCGCTTGGATTTTAATGCGACCAACTACAGCATCATTGACGAGCCGGCTGGACGAATAGACGGCATAAAACAGGACACCATGTGGACAAATTTCTGGAGAATGGGCCGCACGACGGATTACAACCATATGATGAACGTGACGTACACCTTGCCGCTCCATAAAATTCCTTACCTGGAATGGGTAAACATCATCACGCGCTATGGCACGCAGTTTAATTGGCAAAGCGAGCCGCTACTTACATTACAAAATGACAACATCCATATTGGCAACAGCATTCAAAATAACCGAACGATACAAATAAACCCCAACCTTAATTTCAGTAGTCTTTACAATAAATTCCGCTTTTTACGCGACAATACACGTCGTGACGCGCGTGGGGCAAAAGCCATGTTAGCGCAACTAATTACTACAGTACGCACGGTAAACGGGGCTTACACTAAAAATGAAGGCCAGTTTTTGCCCGGTTATCTGCCGCGAACAAACGCACTGGGTTACGATTTTAATGCTCATGCGCCCGGATGGGGATTTATCTTAGGAAGCCAAAGCAACATTTTAACAGCAGCAATCGCAAACGGTTGGCTAGCACAAGACACATTACAAACCCGTATGTATACCAAAACCTTTGCGGAAAACCTTTCCATGGTAGCCAACCTGGAACCCTTAAAAGGTCTGCGCGTCGATCTCATCATTAACCGCATTGACAACTACAATTATTCGGCGAGCACACAATTTACGGCAGATGGTAATCTTGAAAGTGTTACGCCATACCGCACTGGAAACTACAGCATCACGCAGATTGCGATACACGCCGCCTTCCGTAATCATACCGAGCTTTTCCAACAGTTTGAACAAAATCGAATCACCATTTCAGCACGTTTGGCAGCCCGAAATCCGAACTCGATTAACTATACCGACCCCGAAATGTTTGCTGACGGCTACGGAAAAGGGCAACAGGATGTCATTGTCAACGCGTTTTTATCCACGTATCTGGGACAAGACGTCGAAAAAACAACGCTTAACAAAATGCCTAAATTTCCGATGCCCAACTGGCGAGTATCCTACAATCGGCTGGCTAATCTTTTAGGCGTAACCGACTTTATCAGCTCTATCGGATTGACACACGCTTACAGCTCGCTTTATTCCATCAGCGGCTACAACTCCGTGCTGCGTTATGGCGAGACCAATGGCATGCCATCAGCGCGCGACATCAACAATAACTTTCTACCCGAGTCGCAATACGATCAAGTTTCTATTCTAGACCAATTTATCCCACTCATCGGATTAGACATACGTTTCGCAAACAGTTTAACGGGCACAAGCGAACTGCGAAAGATCAAAAACATGAATTTCAGTATTGCCAACGGGCAAATGTCGATGTTGACAGAAAATTCATTTGTATTGGGCATGGGGTATAGAAAGATCGGCATGCGCATGCCTTTTGGTCTCTTTAGTGATAAAAAATGGAGCAGCGATATCAATTTTAAATTAGATGTAGCCATCAACGATCGAAAAACAATTGTCTACCGCTCTGACATAAGCGGCGCCGAAGTATCTGCCGGCAACAAAAGCATCAGCTTTAATCCCACATTAGATTACGTGATCAATCAACAATACAATATCCAGTTCTTTTACAATTCCAATGTGGTACGGCCTTATACCTCCCAAAACTTCGCTACATCCTACACCAATTTTGGCATCAACTTCCGCATATTTTTTCAATAA
- the hisF gene encoding imidazole glycerol phosphate synthase subunit HisF, whose translation MLAKRIIPCLDVKDGRTVKGVNFVDLRDAGDPVELAWQYSAQGADELVFLDITATHEGRKTTIELVKTVARQVNIPFTIGGGINELRDAEILLNAGADKISINSAAVRNPALIDQLAKLFGRQFVVIAVDTRVVDGKNFVHLRGGRDKTDIQTEDWIKEAEERGAGEILLTSMDHDGTKHGFDHAFLKRINDRIHIPLIASGGAGSQAHFVDVFQQANVDAALAASVFHYGEIRIPDLKQTLRAQGIVVR comes from the coding sequence ATGTTAGCCAAGCGTATTATACCTTGTCTTGATGTCAAAGATGGGAGAACAGTCAAGGGTGTAAATTTCGTCGATTTGCGCGATGCTGGAGATCCCGTGGAATTAGCTTGGCAATATTCAGCGCAAGGCGCAGATGAGCTTGTGTTTTTGGATATTACAGCGACACATGAAGGGCGGAAAACCACCATCGAACTGGTAAAAACTGTTGCGCGCCAGGTGAATATTCCGTTCACGATTGGCGGTGGAATCAACGAACTGCGTGATGCCGAGATTTTGTTAAACGCCGGTGCAGATAAGATATCGATTAATTCTGCGGCGGTACGTAATCCGGCATTGATCGATCAGCTTGCAAAGTTATTTGGTAGACAATTTGTCGTTATCGCGGTAGATACGCGTGTAGTGGATGGTAAAAATTTTGTACACTTGCGTGGTGGTCGGGATAAGACCGACATACAAACCGAAGATTGGATCAAAGAGGCAGAAGAGCGTGGAGCAGGGGAGATTTTGCTTACCTCAATGGATCATGACGGCACGAAGCATGGTTTCGATCATGCTTTTTTAAAGCGCATAAATGACCGTATTCATATTCCGCTGATCGCCTCTGGTGGTGCGGGTTCGCAAGCGCATTTTGTTGATGTGTTTCAGCAGGCAAATGTTGACGCGGCTTTGGCAGCGTCTGTATTTCATTACGGCGAAATACGTATACCAGATTTAAAGCAAACACTGCGTGCACAAGGAATTGTTGTACGCTAA
- a CDS encoding WD40 repeat domain-containing protein produces the protein MMYVVDVSLSATLSGHQNPIFAIAPGVQASTIFTAGNDKGVVEWDLSTGKFKRILCAVPASVYALYLLPDTGILVIGMRNGEVWCVDVERQELLHKLKTEKGAVFAVRSLPEKRELIAIGEEGVAYVWSLDNFELLYRFRVSPTTVRTIEPYAGANQLVFGDKDGYIYLYDVADFKAIEKRKVHDMPVTALATSEIHLYSGGRDAKLYQLAKKDLATIQDLTPHMFTVYSILPHPNFPVLATVSRDKSIKIWDMASLSLLKNISIDRGYDTHRLSINTGIWHNNQLITAGDDKLVKIWDVAINAAT, from the coding sequence ATGATGTATGTAGTTGACGTTTCCTTATCGGCCACTTTATCCGGTCATCAAAATCCTATTTTCGCTATCGCACCCGGGGTGCAGGCATCCACTATTTTTACGGCGGGTAACGATAAAGGTGTCGTTGAATGGGATCTTTCTACCGGAAAATTTAAACGTATCCTGTGTGCCGTGCCTGCATCGGTTTATGCACTTTATTTGTTGCCAGATACCGGTATCCTGGTTATCGGTATGCGGAATGGCGAAGTGTGGTGTGTAGATGTGGAGCGACAGGAATTGCTGCATAAACTGAAAACAGAAAAAGGAGCGGTGTTTGCTGTTCGTTCGCTCCCGGAAAAACGGGAACTGATCGCTATCGGTGAAGAAGGCGTTGCATATGTTTGGTCGTTGGATAATTTTGAGCTGTTGTACCGCTTTCGTGTTTCGCCTACCACGGTGCGTACGATCGAGCCTTATGCTGGTGCCAATCAGCTGGTTTTCGGGGATAAAGATGGTTATATCTATCTGTATGATGTGGCCGATTTTAAAGCGATCGAGAAGCGAAAAGTACACGATATGCCCGTAACGGCATTGGCTACAAGCGAAATACATCTATACTCCGGTGGGCGAGATGCCAAGCTTTACCAGTTGGCAAAAAAAGATCTGGCTACCATACAAGATTTGACGCCTCATATGTTTACCGTATATAGCATATTGCCGCATCCAAATTTCCCTGTTTTAGCGACTGTTAGTCGCGATAAGTCGATCAAAATCTGGGACATGGCTTCGCTATCGTTATTGAAAAATATAAGTATAGATCGTGGCTACGATACGCATCGCTTATCGATCAATACCGGTATCTGGCACAACAACCAATTGATCACAGCGGGCGATGATAAGCTGGTCAAAATTTGGGATGTAGCGATCAATGCTGCAACCTAA
- a CDS encoding GAF domain-containing protein, producing the protein MAEDLTIATGSKAQQYELLSKQIYALLDGETDSIANMANVAAALKEQFRFWWVGFYLVKDEQLVLGPFQGPVACTRINYGKGVCGAAWQQEETIIVQDVDAFPGHIACSSLSKSEIVVPLFHEGRCIAVLDVDSEFPAHFDAIDKHYLEEICTYISK; encoded by the coding sequence ATGGCAGAAGATTTAACAATCGCGACCGGCAGCAAAGCCCAGCAATACGAGCTATTGAGCAAGCAAATCTATGCACTACTTGATGGCGAGACAGATAGCATTGCCAATATGGCTAATGTAGCTGCAGCTTTAAAAGAGCAATTCCGATTTTGGTGGGTAGGTTTTTACCTCGTGAAAGACGAACAACTTGTTTTAGGTCCGTTTCAAGGGCCGGTAGCCTGCACGCGCATAAATTACGGCAAAGGCGTTTGCGGTGCCGCATGGCAGCAGGAAGAGACGATCATTGTGCAAGATGTCGATGCCTTTCCCGGTCACATCGCTTGCAGCTCGCTTTCCAAATCAGAAATTGTCGTTCCGCTATTTCATGAAGGGAGATGTATTGCTGTGCTGGATGTAGATAGTGAATTTCCAGCTCATTTTGATGCTATTGATAAACACTATCTGGAAGAGATCTGTACGTATATTTCGAAATAA
- the hisIE gene encoding bifunctional phosphoribosyl-AMP cyclohydrolase/phosphoribosyl-ATP diphosphatase HisIE translates to MLDFAKGDGLIPVVVQDNQTLEVLMLGYMNEEAWEKTQEEGKVTFYSRSKHRLWTKGEESGHFLQVVSSHIDCDQDTLLIKAIPAGPTCHTGSRSCFQTTYNQNFLFQLERIIQDRYANPSEESYVNKLRIKGINKIAQKVGEEAVETVIAALAETEHDFVNESSDLLFHLLVLIREKGLDLQTLAKNLESRHQ, encoded by the coding sequence ATGTTAGATTTTGCAAAGGGAGATGGCTTGATCCCTGTCGTTGTCCAAGATAATCAAACCCTTGAGGTATTGATGCTTGGCTATATGAACGAAGAGGCCTGGGAAAAAACCCAAGAGGAGGGAAAGGTAACTTTTTACTCGCGAAGCAAGCATCGTTTGTGGACGAAAGGTGAAGAGAGTGGACATTTTCTGCAGGTTGTATCTTCGCATATCGACTGTGATCAAGATACGTTGCTCATCAAGGCTATTCCGGCCGGACCAACATGCCACACCGGATCACGCAGTTGCTTTCAGACGACTTATAACCAAAATTTTCTGTTTCAATTGGAGCGTATTATACAAGATCGCTACGCCAACCCAAGCGAAGAATCTTATGTTAACAAGTTGCGGATAAAGGGAATCAATAAAATTGCGCAGAAAGTGGGCGAAGAGGCCGTGGAAACGGTTATCGCGGCGCTTGCTGAGACAGAACATGATTTTGTTAATGAATCATCTGATCTTTTATTCCATTTGCTCGTGCTGATTCGCGAAAAAGGATTGGATTTGCAGACATTGGCTAAAAATTTGGAAAGCAGACATCAATAG